The Oncorhynchus gorbuscha isolate QuinsamMale2020 ecotype Even-year linkage group LG08, OgorEven_v1.0, whole genome shotgun sequence DNA window ttttataaagacatAAGACATATTTGATTGTAATGTTGCAGGGTGACCAACTGTCCTCCAGGAGTTTCcaggagagctactgggtgtgcaggcttttgctccatTCATGCTCGAACACACCACATTGTCAAATATCAGCGGCTCAACAGGACCTTGATACGCTGACTCTGGTGCATTTTGAGCAGGGTTGGATCAAAAGCCTGCCACACCCAGTTGCTCTCCAGCTGGAGGGTTGACGGGCCACGTGTTTTATACAGTGGCCTGTCAGTGTGGTATTTTACGTTATGGAGGGTTAAGTGCCTTTATCGAGGCCTCAACGGCAGGATATACTGTGTGATACATGGGATCAGAGACCAGCAGTCTTCCGTCGTCAATACCAGTGACGATAATGAATGTTGTTTTGTGAAGGGGGTTCCATGCATCATGCAATACACTTTTCAGTCACCTTTTTGGCCCGTGGTGGTAGACCTTTTTCTAGTTTTGGGATAAGTGACTTGAGCTCAGTCCTACTTGTCCAAAGGATGTGGCCACAAAATATCATTTCAAGCCCTGTTCAGAGTTCAATTTATAGCCAATGATCTAAAAATAATTATAATGAATTGAttttaaacaacaacaacaaaaagcactTTCTGTTTGTCATAGACATGAAAGGCAAGTTCCTAACGAGTTCCGTTAGCCAAGCTAGAGCTGAGTGAGACGTTCACATTGATGGGCGCGGACGTTTTGATCAAGAGAGACCTGTAGAAAGTGTGCTCATTTTCTGTAACACTGAACATACAAATATGTAAATATTATAGTTATAGTCATAATTGGATTTATACTATATTTAGAACGCATAAGTCACTTCAAGCCTCATTCATACAGTTTTGTTGAATAAGAAATACAACATCtaaaatatttcatatttttacCATATTTCTACTGTTTACTTGGCAGGAAtcatggccccagtgatgtactgggctgtacgcactaccctctagcgccttgcggtcgcagtccgagcagttgccataccaggcggtgactcAACCAGTCAGgttgctctcaatggtgcaggattttgaggatctgaggacccatgccaaatcttttcattctcctgagggggaatgggcattgtcatgccctcttcacgactgttttggtgtgtttggaccatgatagtttgttggtgatgtggacaccaaggaacttgaagctctcaacctactccactacagccccttcgatgagaatgggagcgtgctcggccctcctttttcctgtagtccacgatcatctcctttgtcttgatcacgtcgagggagaggttattgtcatggcaccacactgccaggtctctgacctccttataggctgtctcatctttgtcggtgatcaggcctaccaccgttgtgtggtcggcaaacttaatgatggtgttggagtcgtgcttggccacacagtcatgggtgaacagggagtacaggaggggacaaagcATGCACCCCTTAGGGGCCCCTGtgtttgaggatcagcgtggcagacgtgttgtttccacctgggggcggcccatcaggaagtccaggatccagttgcagcaGGAGGTGTTTATTCCCAGCTTaatttagtgatgagctttgagggcattatggtgttgaacgctgagctgtagtcaaggaacagcattctcacgtaggcattccttttgtccaggtgggaaatggcagtgtggagtgcaatagagattgcgtcatctgttgatctgtttgggtggtatgcaaattggagtgggtctagggtttctgggatgatggtgttgatgtgagccatgaccagcctttcaaagcagttAATGattacagacatgagtgctatgggtcggtagttatttaggcaggttaccttggtgttcttgggcacagggactatggtggtctgcttgaaacatgtaggtattacagactcggccagggagaggttgaaaatgtcagttaagacacttgccagttggtcagcggaTGCTTGGATTTACATGTCCTTCCACTATCCATTCTGTTGTTAAAATGGTCACGCACTCTGATACGTTATTCATTGTCGAGTGCCTTAAAATCAGCATTGCTTCTCAGGGGTTATATTAAGACTGTTGGCTATGAATTAAaaggtaaacaaacactgtacagCTTACAGTATTTGTGTCTTACCAGACTCCAGTGGCCAAGCAGAGGTTACCCTATTCACCTCACTACTAGACAATAGACTTGCTGTTGACAAGGCCAAGTTTGTGTTGAAGTATTTTGACACTGGAGCTTAAGACAATGACCTGTGTCCCCAGTAGAAATGTGACATTGTTGTTAGTGAAACTATTTAAAGCCTTGTTATGACTGACCGTTGATCTGTTGTCCCATGCCAGGATGAACAGGACAGCTGTGACATTGACTTGTCCATTTCCCTGTCACACCGTAAGACTGTCAACAGACGGCATGCAGTTGTCATTTTCTCTGTGCAGCCACATGGTTTTGACTTTGACCTCCAGCCTGGCCAGCCCCCCACAGTGATAAGATAAAATGTGTTTGTCTCGCAGTGTCAGCCACCTGGACGCTCCCAATATCACCTCTCTCAGCCCTGACTGCTGGGCAGCAGCCCCCTCTGATTGCCCATGACTCATTCATGGATTCTTTTGAAATAAAGTTGTTTTCCTTCTGATTAAGGCTTGTCCTTGTTGGTATAGTAAACATAGTGACTCTAGGTTACAGGATATTGCCACATCTTAACAGGATTCGGGGTCAATTTAATCTAAATGAAGCCGTTTTCGGggagtaaactgaaattccaattccacTTTTCCCATTACTCTTGTCTCTCCTAACTCGAACTCAACTCCCCTTGCCCATAACAATAACACTGATGTCTTCTCCTGTGTTTCCCCAGGCACCCCACTAAGTATGTTGGCTGCACAgagcagcccccagaggctcggAGCATGCCTGCACCTGctcaggacagcagtggagaggaAGACCAAGGCGACAAGTCCCATCACAGGGTACATAACCTGCCCCACCTGTTGGACCATGAGATGTTTTCATTCTCTTTCTACATACCTAATATAACCAACTTTCCTGTTGACACGGGTTTCTTTCAATGTTGGATAAAACAGCAACTAATGTTTCCTTCCTGTCCCATCTGTCAGGGTGTTGTTCAGGTAGAGGAGGGCTGGGGGTCCCAATATGTCCAGTACCCATCTGAAGAGGAGGCGCtgccagagggagaggaggtggataCACAGCAGCAGGgcctagaggaggaggaggaggcggcggATACTCCAGGCACAGAGGTGGACGACAAGGAGCATGTCAAGGTATTTGTTTGGTTTATTTAGATCCCCCACATAGCTGTTACAACCCACTGCTACTGGGGTCCACAAGGTACTGCAATGATGAATCCTAACGACTAGGCCTGAAAAACTACTCCACCCTGGCTTGCTTACTAGATGTGAAAGCAgacgtttctctctccctctctttagtgTAAGTGCAGATTGAGACTTGGATGCTGTCCGTCAGACCTATTGATCAGACATTTTGATTGTTCCTGAAATCTTTTTAGCGTAAAAGGTTATACATCACGTACGGCTCAGGCAGGTGGGTGGTTGTCGTGGGCCATCAATACTAAGTTCGGTGTTTTAGTGCCGTGGTGATGTTTCCCAGACGTTGGACCTGGAGGATTCTGTAGCAGAGAAGGAGCAAGAGACAGCACGGCCAGAGGCCCGGCCAGAGGCTGAGCAGCCATCTCCAGAGGCTGTTGACACCCAAGAGCAGAAGCCAACCCCCGCCTCTGACCTTTCCCCTCCACCGTCTGCCCCTGCCCTCAACCCCATCCCCGAAGACCCCTCCAGCACCCCTAGCTCATCCTCTAGTGTACCAGAGGAAATTGTGTCTGATGTCCCTTTGTCAGAATCCAGCGACGTTGATCTGGCCATAGCCGACTGTGAAGCTGGAGAAACCAACCCCTTTGACGGCACCCTCACCAGGTCAGTGTAACGGAGGTGCTCCTGTGGTGAGTAGCCTTGTGAGTAGCCTTGTGAGTAGCCTTGTGAGTAGCCTTGTGAGTAGCCTTGTGAGTAGCCTTGTGAGTAGCCTTGTGAGTAGCCTTGTGAGTAGCCTTGTGAGTAGCCTTACCTGAGTAGCCTTGTGAGTAGCCTTGTGAGTAGCCTTACCTGAGGACTGAACCCAGGGAGCTAATGGCTAGGCTTAAATCAGCAGGTTAAGACGGTCAAGTGGTGCTCAGGTTCGTACCCATTTTTTGAATGTAGGCTCTCTTTCTATTGTCCCCCTATGTAGTCTTCCCGTTGTCCTGGAGAACACATCCAATGCCCTGGGAAAGGGCACCAAGACTGACATAGACCCCCCTCCGGCCCAGGCAGGTCAGGCCTTAGTGGGGCTAGCTCAGGGGGCCAACGCCTCCCACATGCTCAAAGAacaggtagagaaacaccaacaTTTGTTGCACGGCAATAACGATTTCTGATGCTGATAGTCCCAAAAGTAACAACCTCCAAGCTTAATAATCCCGACCTCAACGGAAAGTATTTGTGACACACAGACAGTATGTATTTGACCCAGCTCTGATGCTTGTCTGTTGACTGCTCTTCTTAGGGCTTGATCTCACACATCGCCACAGAGACAGTTCCCAGCGTGGCAACCAAGGACCCGGAGGACAACCCCACCTTTGACGAGTGGAAGAAGAAAATGATGGAGGTGGAGACAGAGAAGAGTAAGAGATGGTTTTCCTGGCCCGTCTCAGTCACTCAATCAATTACTGGTTTTGATTTAAAAGTCTTATCTCTCTTCATAGCTCAGGCCACTCATACCTCCACCAATGGCGGCTCCCACGCTGTAAAGAAGGTGCAAAAGAACTTCAACAACTATGCATCGGTGGAGTGTGGGGCAAAGATACTGGGTTCTAACCCAGAGGCGAAGGTATCTATTTCAAACTGTCACCCTCCAAACCTATCTAAAATAGAGATGTTTAGCTTTGCAGATTTTGATAGAAGGGTCTTTGTTTCTCAGAGCACTTCGGCCATATTAATGGAGAGCATGGATCATTACATGTTAAATCCCTGCAGCAACAAGATCTGGTGAGTGTGTGTCTAGATCCCTGTAAGAGTTCATGTGTTTCTGTCGCTCAAAAATGTCTTCTGTCCTTATCCTTATACTTCCTGTAAAACCTCCCTGTTGCTTTTCCCCTTTATAACCACAGGTAGAACAACATCCACTACTACTCCACTCACCACCTACTGTATCCTCATCCCTCAACATCTTCTTTCTTTCTcatttttttctcttttctctctccttttctttctttctttcttcttcagGTTCATCATTGAGCTGTGTGATCCCATCCAGGTGAAGCAGTTGGACATCGCTAACTTTGAGCTCTTCTCTTCCACACCCAAAGACTTCCTGGTCTCCATCAGTGACAGGTTTGACCCGGGTCATGTTCATTAAAGCTGGTGTCCTTAAATTGGTGAAACTGCCACGTCCGTTTGAGATATTACAACTacaaagaagttactgcaaaTAACGAACACTGTTTTTTACCCCCCCCGGACATCATTGCACGCgcgatagaacagcagaatatgtTCCGCCATTATTTTTTTTCCCACGCTACCGGAGGCTCCTCTCCTCCGTTTCTCAGTTTCAACAACAAAACAATTACATTTTTATACCGTTTAGAAACTGAAACAAAAATAAGTGCTGGGTTTTTTCTCTCTCCAGATATTCTCTCCCTGTCAGTTTTCTTTTTTTTGGTGCCTAGTGAACACGACCTCAATGGGAATGTCTCGTTCTGATATCTTTTAATCTGTCATTTGATACTGAACATCATAAATGCTACACACAGAAACAGTCACTACTACTGCACTAAGGATAGATCAGTAGGTTGAATTATGTTGGATGATGTTCCGTCAGGTACCCAACCAACAAGTGGGTGAAGCGGGGAACTTTTCATGCTCGGGACGAGCGCACTGTTCAGAGTTTCCCTCTGGATGAGCATCTGTATACCAAATATGTCAAGGTGTGTATGGCGTCCTCGTGTTCCTTCTCTACTCCCACTCTACTCTTTCAGTTTTTTTGGTGGGAAAGAGGTACTCTGAATGGGACTTCTTATTTAAATTGAAAGAAAAGATCATCAATACTAGAGTATCCCCCACTTTACTCAAATCCTGCAGGCCTGTGTATGTATGCTGGTCCTCTCATTCTAGAGTAATAGTTTAcaattatacaacgggtgggtctaatcctgaatgccgattggttaaaaccgcattccagcccggtgtctattccacaagttaccaccggccaAATCTATGACGCTGAAATTCATTTTTAAACttaatctccactataaaaagcatctagaaaTGATTTCACACTTCTTTTAGACTAACAGTTCATTTtccacagcggagatttgtataaaccttgctgtttTTCTCATATTTAATCTGATGCTTCTGTACCTCTTCTCCGAGGACTGGAGCAGGAACCAGCATTCATACACTCGGTCCTGTTTTAAATGCATGTGTGCATGTTTCTTCTTGTAATTATTTGTTTCTCTTCTCTTGTTTCTCCTGCTTCAGATGTTCACCAAGTACATAAAGGTTAGCCCATTTCTCACTTAGAGGTGATCGGTCTGTGGAGGAGCATGTAGATAGTGGAGGGAATGGAAGGGCTTTGGTGTTAGTCACAATGCTAACAATAGGAGAAGCTTGCTAACAATAGGAGAAGCTTGCTAACTGATCAGCCCTAGCTTACTGCAGGCCAGGTAGCACAGAATCTATACAATCTGGACCAagccaatcaaaatatatttgtaatTATTATCATTCATCTAGTCATGTCACTCATGAGAATTCCATATCATTTTTACTGTAGAGAAGCAAGGATGTTTGATCACAGCTTCAAAGTGTGAAAGCTTGTCATCTGTCACCCAGAAAAGCATCAACGTTAACAACTTACCTCTGGAATTTGACTATTTGTCCCACGATTTCAATGAGAATTTGACCACCGGCCAAATCCCACCATGCGCCGATGCCTGTTTCCTGGATATAAATGATGTCTTTGTTTCATCGCAGGTGGAGCTGGTCTCTCACCATGGATCTGAACACTTCTGCCCTCTCAGTCTCGTAAGGTAGGCAAtgaatagaaaacactgaatTAATGGAACATTTTAAAAGGTACTTGGGACAATCACAGATAATATAGAAATAACATATAGCTAGCTGTAAAAAGCATAGATTTACTGAATCCACAGGTATTGTACAGTAATGTTTGCCAATGGATTACCATCAAGCtgaagatggtgtgtgtgtgtgtggggggggggggggggtgttaagtAATAGAGTAGGAGTGGTAAAAATGTGCCCCTAGTCGCCCCTCCTAAACCAGTTGGGGACTTTTGCATCTGGGACTGCTCGTCTAGTGCTGTTGAATTTAGCTCTCTCCAACACCATAGAAATAAGCTGCCTTTTGTCAGGGGCACTGGGGGGCAGCTCTGGCCGTCAGAGATTGCAGAACATTATCTCTTCAAAAAAGTACAGCCAACCAATCACCAACATAGTTTTTCTCCTATAGAGGCATGAAtggttgtaaaaaatatataaactcagcaaaaaaagaaacgtccctatctttcaaagataattcgtaaaaatctgaataacttcacagatcttcattgtaaagggttttaaacactgtttctcatgcttgttcaatgaaccataaacaattaatgaacatgcacctgcttacagacggtaggcaattaaggtcacagttatgaaaacttaggacactaaagaggcctttctactgactctgaaaaacaccaaaagaaagatgcccggggtccctgctcatctgtgtgaacgtgccttaagtatgctgcaaggaggcatgaggactgcagatgtggccaataaattgcaatgtccgtactgtgagatgcctaagacagagctacaggtagacaggacagacagctgattgtccttgcagtagcagaccatgtgtaacaacacctgcacaggatcggtatatccgaacatcacacctgcgggacaggtacaagatggcaacaacaactgcccgagttacaccaggaacgcacaatccctccatcagtgctcagactgtctgcaataggctgagagaggctggactgagggcttgtaggcctgttgtaaggcaggtcctcaccaaacatcactgacaacaatgttgcctattggcacaaacccaccattgctGGACCAGTGGGgtctggcaaaaagtgctcttcactgacaagtcgcggttttgtctcatcaggggtgatggttggactCACGTATATCGacaaaggaatgagcattacactgaggcctgtactctggagcgggatcgatttggaggtggacatgaccctccagcataacaatgccaccagccatactgctcgttctgtgcgtaatTTCCTGCAAGACCTGAAAacaaatgtcagtgttctgccatggccagcgaagggCCCGGATCTCAAtaccattgagcacgtctgggacctgttggatctgaGGGTGAGggttccccccagaaatgtttgggaacttgtaggtgccttggtggaagagtggggtaacatctcacagcaagaactggtaaatctgatgcagtccatgaggaggagatgcactacttaatgcagctggtggccacaccagatactgactgttacttttgattttgaccctccctttgttcagggacacattattcaatttctgttagtcacatgtagAACGTGTTtagttcatgtctcagttgttgaatcttatgttcatacaaacatttacacaccttatgtttgctgaaaattaacacagttggcagtgcaaggacattttatttttttgctgagtttaaataaaacattttttttaaaggaaagtGGAAAATAATGTACCAAATCCAATCACTAGGGAGCATAGGGGTTCATTATTGTAAGGGACCAAAGACTCAACCATGCATACACCCTTGATaatgactacatttacatttttattcagaatgacttacagttagtgtatTCATCTTAaagtagctaggtgagacaagcACATATCACCGTCATAGTAAGTACTGTGGGTTTGTAGTATTTCCAAGTCCCAGTTGGATGGTAGATACCCTGCAAGACTGGAAAACCTTTTTGGTTTGAAACCTTTTCCTTTAGGATTCTTATAATAACCTTAACTATTATTCAACCTACTTGGTGTGTTATTACTGGGCTACTGgcgtctctctgtcttccctctagTGGCTCGTCGAGAGTATAACAGCTCTTCACCAATATGGCCACCAGTCAATGTAGGCCATTCTTTGGCAATCCTCAATCTCATTCAAAAACACAACTATGTGAGATGGCTTAAGAGTGGTTTCTCTCCGCTCTGTTGAAGGGTGTTTGGAACGAGTATGGTGGAGGAGTACGAGGAGATCGCTGACCCCCTGGACAGACCAGAAGACCAGGATGGCGACCAGGATGACCACCTCGGTGAGAGGAGAGCCTCTTCTACAGTAGCTTGAATACCTGTCAATCACAATCACTGTGACAGTGAATGCTAGATAAGATATGACACTGACCAATGGTCATTTATATGTTAGATGTACACAACAACAGTTTCACTTTCATGAGGAGAACCTGGTGTCATATAATGTGAACGTCTGAAGTCCCGAAGCGACTCTACTGCAGGTTTTATTCGTACATGTTACCGCTCACCTTTTGAAGTGTTTGGATGACTGATGTTGGTAAGTCTGGTGTTATAGCTCTGCTGTGTGACCCTCAGATTATCCCTCTGGATATGTCCCTGTAGAGGACGAGGCGTCTAATGACCTCATAGGATCAGCCAAGGGTGAGTTTACCGACACCGTACAGCCAGCTAAATATCCTGTTACACCAGTCACACAAATGTGGTATCAAACTGCACATCAATTTTGAAAGAATGTGATGTGTCATACTTGAGTTGCTCTCCTTTGGCGACGCCAATGTGGAGATGGATTCAGTGACTGGGATAAGTATTCACTAATGGGCTGTCCTCTTGTTCCAGATGTCATTCTGAACATGGTGAACAACATTAAAGTCAACGTGCTGGGAGGAGGACCAGGGGAAGGGAACTTCTCAGGCCAGGCAGTGAATATGACTGCCAGTGACTCTTCATCTGACCCCGACACCACCTCCGCCGTCAGCCCTGTGTAAGTACCAGCCAACCAATCACTTCTTCACCTAGTCTTTTACTTTATCTACATGTACAATTATCTCACACATCTTGtcattttaaaacttttttattttttaagcaATGACATTTACCAGGATAAATTAGAGGCAACTCTGTCATTAGTAAGACTCCTTCGAGTCTTGCATCTTTCTGCCTAGCATGTACTGTGCTTGGATGTGCATGATAATGTTGTTTTGCCGCTGTAGTAGCTTATGTCCCAGTCTCTCTGTTCCAGGCTTGACATTGTAGGCGTTGAACAGTCTGAGGTACCAGAACACCCTGTCACTACCACAGAGGATCACACACCAGAGCCCCCTACTCCAGAACCCCCTGTCACAGAGGAACCCAAACTAAAGAATCTAACTGGGGAGGAGCCGGTTGTGACTCCTATAGAGGGGGAGGTCCAGTCCATAGTTACCATgctggagaaggaagaggaggagaaggaagtggaagggagggacagagaggtgcACCATTGCCCTTGCCTCCGACAGCAAGAAAGCCTTGACTACTGTGGCCTGTCTTCCTCCTATCCTTGCTCTTGCTCAGCCTCCTTCCAGGAGTACCTCCTCCACCAGTGTTCCGTTCAAAGGACCTGCACCAGCCAGGAGAGGGAGCCAGATGCACCCCCAGTCTCAGGAACCAGCATCGTCCCGTCACAGCATCTCACCATCTCCCCCACGGCCACTCAGACCCCACAGCAGCCCCACACTCTGGGGGAACAGCCTCAGGAGAGAGAAGCCAGCTCTGTCCTTGGGGAGAGGGCAGCAAGTCCCACTCAAGCCCTGCCACACCTTCCATGGGTTGAGACTgaggcagtgggagagagagagcccagcacTGAGCTGCCCCACCTGGAGCCCAGCCAGACCTCCACCCTGCCCAGGCCCAGTTCCACCGACATTGCCAGCTCTGCCACTAGGCCCACCCCTACCATGGAGCCTTCACACCAGGCCTCCTCGAAAGACCTGACCGGGCAGAAGCAGCCATCCACTTGGGCAGAGAAGAACCGGGAGGTGCAGCAGGAGGAGAACAGACTGCCTTTTCCcactgtcaccaccaccacctcctccagccCCTGTGGCCCACTAGAGCAGAGTTGGAGAGCCCCTGTAGAGAGGCCCTGTCCGGACGTCCAGCCTGCCAAACAAGACATCCCGGTCATCCACACCCCACATGTGGCCGAtcccctccccactgtctccacCCCCACAGAGCAGCAGCAGCCTCCCGCCCCCACAGCTGAACCAGAGAGTGCTGCTGGCAGTGGCAACACTACTCCTGGGGAGTCCCGCTCTGTCCCCGTCGTGGTTATGACAGAACCCCCCTCGCGTGGCCAGGCTGTCGCAACGGAAACCAAGGGGGAAGCAGAGCTTGTGGAGGACATCCTCTTCACCTCGTCGCCCAATGGCAACGGGCAGCAGCTGCttcccccaccctccccctcgGACTTCTACGCAGAGCTCCACAAACCCACGGAACAGGCGAACGGGAACCCGATGCACGGCACCACCAGCCAGAAGGAGTCTGTGTTCATGAGGCTCAACAACCGCATCAAGGCCCTGGAGATGAACATGTCGCTGAGCGGACGCTACCTGGAGCAGCTCAGTCAGAGGTATGGGCCCTCTGAGGTTGATGGCTCGTACTAAGCATTGTGCATCATCCAGTCAGCCTTCGTTAAAATGTCCAATGTCAAACGCAGTGAAACGCTGTTGAAATGACCAGTGCTTTCAATTCCATTTGAACACAGTCAGTCCGTTGAAGGTTTAGATGGTGATGTTTTGTCATTGTATTGAAGGTACCGAAGGCAGATGGAAGAGATGCAGAGGGCTTTCAACAAAACCATCATCAAACTGCAGAACACATCCAGGATAGCAGAGGAGCAGGTGGGGAGTGGAGGGCCACCTTCAATGTGTTTGTATAGAGTGTTACATACTACGCAGCCCATCTTAAGATGGAATCTCGCACCGTTTTGGCCTTTTGAATAATGAGAATGTCGTGTGAAAGGCTCTGGTTGGATGTTAATCAATCAAAAATCAAGCTGTGATTGGCAATGTATGGGAATGTGGCTTGTGAGAGTGTTTGTGATTGGCCCAACTCATTAGTTTCCTGGATCCCTATAGGACCAGAGACAGACTGAGTCCATCCAGTCGTTGCAGGGCCAGCTGGAAGACATCACACAGCTGGTTCTCAACCTGTCTGTCGGAGTCAGTCAGCTGCAGAGCCAGGTAGATACTGCATACCTAACCTAGCCTATTAAATacagcagggttggggtcaatttcaAGTCAGTCAATTTGGTAAGTAAACAAGTCCTATTCTTCATTGCTTTTGAACAAGGAAGTTTGGCCTCCTGAATTGACATGGAATGGATCCCTAACCTGGAACGCAGCAGTATTCAAATGAATTCTATATTTATTTAAAGTCTTTATCAACCCACACCACATGGCTGCACTGTGTTAGTTTTGCTCTGCCTATGTTGTAGGTGTCTGAAAGGCAGAGTTACCTCCTGCTGTGTCTGGTGTTGTGTTTGTTCCTGGGGTTGCTGCTGTGTGTCCAGCACAGTCGCATGTCTGCCATTGATCCTCCCTCCACAGACCCAGCGCCTCCTATACCCAAGAGCTACAGCTACTGCTGCCCAGAGAGGTATCTAcactaggggggggggggatgacacacacacacaccattgtttgTGCTTATGTACTGCTTACGGACGTGTTATGAAGTCCTAATAAAGGTACCCTTGAACTGGAGTTATCCCATCCAAGGGACACCACACATTCGCCCGCACAATATTGTTGAGAC harbors:
- the LOC124041710 gene encoding SUN domain-containing ossification factor-like isoform X3 — protein: MTAGAGWRVRKVNGENVGPCGMMMKKRLWRVVTVCLLVFLPCWHPTKYVGCTEQPPEARSMPAPAQDSSGEEDQGDKSHHRGVVQVEEGWGSQYVQYPSEEEALPEGEEVDTQQQGLEEEEEAADTPGTEVDDKEHVKCRGDVSQTLDLEDSVAEKEQETARPEARPEAEQPSPEAVDTQEQKPTPASDLSPPPSAPALNPIPEDPSSTPSSSSSVPEEIVSDVPLSESSDVDLAIADCEAGETNPFDGTLTSLPVVLENTSNALGKGTKTDIDPPPAQAGQALVGLAQGANASHMLKEQGLISHIATETVPSVATKDPEDNPTFDEWKKKMMEVETEKTQATHTSTNGGSHAVKKVQKNFNNYASVECGAKILGSNPEAKSTSAILMESMDHYMLNPCSNKIWFIIELCDPIQVKQLDIANFELFSSTPKDFLVSISDRYPTNKWVKRGTFHARDERTVQSFPLDEHLYTKYVKVELVSHHGSEHFCPLSLVRVFGTSMVEEYEEIADPLDRPEDQDGDQDDHLDYPSGYVPVEDEASNDLIGSAKDVILNMVNNIKVNVLGGGPGEGNFSGQAVNMTASDSSSDPDTTSAVSPVLDIVGVEQSEVPEHPVTTTEDHTPEPPTPEPPVTEEPKLKNLTGEEPVVTPIEGEVQSIVTMLEKEEEEKEVEGRDREVHHCPCLRQQESLDYCGLSSSYPCSCSASFQEYLLHQCSVQRTCTSQEREPDAPPVSGTSIVPSQHLTISPTATQTPQQPHTLGEQPQEREASSVLGERAASPTQALPHLPWVETEAVGEREPSTELPHLEPSQTSTLPRPSSTDIASSATRPTPTMEPSHQASSKDLTGQKQPSTWAEKNREVQQEENRLPFPTVTTTTSSSPCGPLEQSWRAPVERPCPDVQPAKQDIPVIHTPHVADPLPTVSTPTEQQQPPAPTAEPESAAGSGNTTPGESRSVPVVVMTEPPSRGQAVATETKGEAELVEDILFTSSPNGNGQQLLPPPSPSDFYAELHKPTEQANGNPMHGTTSQKESVFMRLNNRIKALEMNMSLSGRYLEQLSQRYRRQMEEMQRAFNKTIIKLQNTSRIAEEQDQRQTESIQSLQGQLEDITQLVLNLSVGVSQLQSQVSERQSYLLLCLVLCLFLGLLLCVQHSRMSAIDPPSTDPAPPIPKSYSYCCPERRFWEYEDMSLKRGMSYPLLHSGSFQVPTTEGPESPHTVEPLSFLPANKKKKRCKMKTVETLKCTALCAPLLAHGAPVCNGGTTDPTPRMGRLSHHAFMDPPSGGSSESSSQSDEPSLCGLASTSCTRLCDGLPPPRSRAEKRAFKRHRSKPGCVVVEDLQQAPQRDATPITPTLQDLIGGRKELSAGMLGVTAL
- the LOC124041710 gene encoding SUN domain-containing ossification factor-like isoform X1: MTAGAGWRVRKVNGENVGPCGMMMKKRLWRVVTVCLLVFLPCWHPTKYVGCTEQPPEARSMPAPAQDSSGEEDQGDKSHHRGVVQVEEGWGSQYVQYPSEEEALPEGEEVDTQQQGLEEEEEAADTPGTEVDDKEHVKCRGDVSQTLDLEDSVAEKEQETARPEARPEAEQPSPEAVDTQEQKPTPASDLSPPPSAPALNPIPEDPSSTPSSSSSVPEEIVSDVPLSESSDVDLAIADCEAGETNPFDGTLTSLPVVLENTSNALGKGTKTDIDPPPAQAGQALVGLAQGANASHMLKEQGLISHIATETVPSVATKDPEDNPTFDEWKKKMMEVETEKTQATHTSTNGGSHAVKKVQKNFNNYASVECGAKILGSNPEAKSTSAILMESMDHYMLNPCSNKIWFIIELCDPIQVKQLDIANFELFSSTPKDFLVSISDRYPTNKWVKRGTFHARDERTVQSFPLDEHLYTKYVKMFTKYIKVELVSHHGSEHFCPLSLVRVFGTSMVEEYEEIADPLDRPEDQDGDQDDHLDYPSGYVPVEDEASNDLIGSAKDVILNMVNNIKVNVLGGGPGEGNFSGQAVNMTASDSSSDPDTTSAVSPVLDIVGVEQSEVPEHPVTTTEDHTPEPPTPEPPVTEEPKLKNLTGEEPVVTPIEGEVQSIVTMLEKEEEEKEVEGRDREVHHCPCLRQQESLDYCGLSSSYPCSCSASFQEYLLHQCSVQRTCTSQEREPDAPPVSGTSIVPSQHLTISPTATQTPQQPHTLGEQPQEREASSVLGERAASPTQALPHLPWVETEAVGEREPSTELPHLEPSQTSTLPRPSSTDIASSATRPTPTMEPSHQASSKDLTGQKQPSTWAEKNREVQQEENRLPFPTVTTTTSSSPCGPLEQSWRAPVERPCPDVQPAKQDIPVIHTPHVADPLPTVSTPTEQQQPPAPTAEPESAAGSGNTTPGESRSVPVVVMTEPPSRGQAVATETKGEAELVEDILFTSSPNGNGQQLLPPPSPSDFYAELHKPTEQANGNPMHGTTSQKESVFMRLNNRIKALEMNMSLSGRYLEQLSQRYRRQMEEMQRAFNKTIIKLQNTSRIAEEQDQRQTESIQSLQGQLEDITQLVLNLSVGVSQLQSQVSERQSYLLLCLVLCLFLGLLLCVQHSRMSAIDPPSTDPAPPIPKSYSYCCPERRFWEYEDMSLKRGMSYPLLHSGSFQVPTTEGPESPHTVEPLSFLPANKKKKRCKMKTVETLKCTALCAPLLAHGAPVCNGGTTDPTPRMGRLSHHAFMDPPSGGSSESSSQSDEPSLCGLASTSCTRLCDGLPPPRSRAEKRAFKRHRSKPGCVVVEDLQQAPQRDATPITPTLQDLIGGRKELSAGMLGVTAL